DNA sequence from the Pseudophryne corroboree isolate aPseCor3 chromosome 6, aPseCor3.hap2, whole genome shotgun sequence genome:
cagctattcactgtctggatgcaggctgggaggcaggtagagaatgctgcctggccactctgTGTGCATTTTACAATCAGCGTGGTTGGCCAGCATTCTCTACTTGCCTCCCAAGAAGCTTAAGAGACAACAGCCCAGGGAGCATTTACCCACCAGTCCTACTCGCCCCTGCATAAAGTCCCTTAGAATTATGGGGCTGTGGGTAGCTGCCCAGTGTGTCCATACATTAAGATGGCTGTGCATCTGGTTGAGTCTATGGTCACACAGAATGGCCACGGTAGCTGagatgctggtgccatgttttctgcatacaaGATCGCAGATGTATTGTATCACAGGTATTCAACCATATTTACAGTTTTTATGACACTCTGCATGAGTCTATGTAGACAATATATCCAACATGCCCTTACTACTGAAAATGATAGTAACAGAATATCATAAGAGTACATATTACTGTTATTTCATTAAATAACTGAGAATAGAACTGTGCACTTAAACATCAACATTCAGAGATGTACTTTGGAAAGAACTCTTAAACACTTGGGACTGTGCCTGGAAAGGTGGGACACATGGTAGCTATTTGGCATGTAGGAGGGATAATTTTTATGATCATTTGTTTAGTCTAATCTGGATTTTCTTTGTTCTCCTCTGGAACATTTCCTAGCAGTGAGATATGTGTTGTATTCATCCATGAGCTGTTGTCTGTCATAGAACCTATTTGCATGTGTGGACATCAGTCATGCTCTCACACCGCCTGCAGCGCACATAGCAGCACCACACAAATTTACACTCGCATCTTTCTACATGTCTGATCACATGTGTGTTATAACCCCTCCCACAGCAGAGCAGGTTGCAACCATCTGGTCCCTCAGAGGTGCGGTTACATTCCCGCCCATGTGTCCCAGATATTCCTAGTTTCTGATCTTCCACACAATAATTTGGGGATCTGTTTGAGTACACAAGATCTTCTTTTCTGACAGGAATCTTACGATGATTTTTCTCTTTCCTACGGACCTTGCGCTTCATTCTGTCCGATATCTGGATGCTGTTTTCATATTTGTCTTTTAGGTAACTGCCAATCTTTTCAAATGAAGACATAGATTTCCAACAGGTttttacagcacaggaaccagagaCTCCGTGGCAGCGACAGTCCACAGTCATGAGCTTAGCCACAGCCTAATGAAACAGACACAGTGCAGCAGTCAGTAGGGGGAAAGCATTCAACATCTATGAAGTGCATAAAATCTTTGTGAAAAAATAATACTACATTTTGTAAAAATTATTATACCATATATAATATATCTACAAGAAaggagttaggggtctatttactaagccttgaatggagataaagtggatggagataaatgactggccaatcagttcctaagggggacatgtactaagcagtgataaaagtggagaagtgagccagtggagaaattttccatggcaaccaatcagctgctccgtacaattgtatagtatgcaaattagaaatgttaagtcaatgctgattggtggccatgggcaacttctccactggctcacttctccacttttatcactgcttagtacatgttccccaaaCTACCATGTCAcacgctgggtttgaaaaatgacagttaggagccgattggctgggactttatctccagcaactttatctccatccaaggcttagtaaatagaccccttagtctcttgTGTCCATGTGAAATGTATTGTAAAGTCCATCATGGACTGTTCTAGACTCAAATTGTCAGCTAGTGGTGTCCATCTTAAAAACACACAGTCAGGGCCAGCGCTACCACTTAGTGAACCTACTGTAGGCAGTCACTTTGGCACAAAACTTTAGAATTTGTCTAAAATCTGTATGATGCCATAAGGCCACGTATCCAATGCTCTTATTCACTCCATGGCACCAACCACTGACATGGAGGCGCAGCAGCGGACAGACTCGTATCTGTTAAGACTCTTATCTCTATGCCCCTCTTGCAAGTTAGTAATAAGCAGGGATTGTAGTGGTGGGATATGATGTCTGAGGAGCAGGAGATGCTACCCCAACTCTCCACacaaggggaagatgtattaacctggagaaggcatacggaagtgataaaccagtgatatgtgcaaggtgataaaggcaccagccaatcagctccaatatgtaaattaacagttaggatctgattggctgctgcctttatcaccttgcacatatcacaggtttatcacttccttatgccttctccaggttaatacatctgcccctcggtTAGAACCAGGGGCAGGCAGTGATGATGGAGGGGGTGGGTGACGCTGGATGGCAACACTTCAAACATGTTGTAAATTCCACATTATAGATGCATTGCATGATATAAGCCTTGTTAAACAGACTTTAATTGCCAGTGTCACTGTAAAAGCTTATGTTTAGGAGTACAGGCTTACATAACGAACCTTTGGAGATTCTCATTTAAAGTCCATGTTTGCATATAACACAAATGATAGTGGAAAGCCATTTCTGGTCTAAGTAAATGTACTCAATCTATAAATGTTTAGTAGAAGAGACTGTCagatctatgggcctgattcatccgTAAGGATAACTCAGACGGTTGAGAATCGACTTATCTATGTCCAATGCTGCAACTTTATATGCAGCAACTTGGATTTGCAAAGCCGCTGGTcggcgtctcaatacaaatcctggcAGCTATATCAGTATTAGCACACATCGCTGATTCAGGCCCTATGGTGCCATCTCTGTACAGACTGGATTGTGATGTCTTCCCTTTGTGTGTGGTTTGTCACAGATTTGCTTTGCTACAAAATAATCGCACCACACATCAGGCTGATGCCGTATGAAATAAATAAGTGTATTATGATAAGAATAAATAAAAACTGACTATACAACAAAGTTAAGTGTACGAGAAGGTATAGCAGTAAGACCTTTACTCTGTTACAGAATTGTTTTCATAAAGTGCTTGCATCACTTTATATTTCCATTATATATGCAGGGGAAACTGGCAAATATTTCAATGTTTAGTATTTTCTGAAATGCAGGTTTTAGAGTAGTTTTAGTTTATAACTTCTGTGGATATATATGTTTTTGTTCATTTGTAAGGGTCTGAGCAGCTGCATTCTCTGTCTGTGCAGCAGTGTTTAGGGAAGCCTCTGTGTGAGTCTGGCACTGGCTTATGATGGCCATATATCATTTATGAGGCTTCAGGTTACCTCCAAGTGAGTTTTACCTGGCATTTGTACATATGTATGCATGTCAATGTGCTTACTCTCATAATGGGCATTGCAGCCAGCCATCCTATCACAGGCAGCTTGGTATTGAATGGGAAGGAATACCTTAAAAATTATGCAACTAAGTGGCTGATATAACAAGATGGGTTTGCAAAAAAAAGAGagattaaatatttttttcttctcaTAGTGCGCCACCCAAGAGATAATCTTTATCTTACTTCTACTTCCTaccttattgtctatggcagcacccccaacaTATGATTATGAATTAAACCATAATACATGTATTAATGGGGTATTCATCACATCTAAAGGAATGCTAATTGATTTTTGACTAGTGCAGAAGATATCCACTTCCCCCCTTTTTCCTTTATCGATTATCCTTGTTTCCGGGGACatatccagtgcgcatgcgcaaagcactcggaaatggccgtggcagccattttccaagtgatttgtgtctgcagtgcagtaagtataatatatgggttcagggtgtgcggtgtgggcccccctgtactcaggggcccatatgcactgcacaccttgcatccattatagaaacgcctattgaCTTCCTCCTCCAAAAATAGACCCTCTTCTGCAAACACTTCCTCCTCTAAAACTAACCACTACTCCTGCACGGAACACAAGGAGAGTTTATTGTTTGATTGCGTATACTCTCTTTTTTTCCAGCGTGTGCACATTATATTATAGAATAAAAATGCAATGTCAAGAGGAAATAGAGATCGCATACCTAAAATGATTATGCATGATATAACAGTTTTTGCACAGCTAGTTTAATTTTGATACGTTTGCCAATTTTTTGGTTTGTTACTACAATATGAAATTATGCAAAGTGGTTGGGATCAGCACATTCTTTATGTGAACAATGATACATGGGCTCCTAAGCTTATTATTTTTAGAACTGCAGGCTTTAAGTTAAATTTGTTTTGCTATGAAGTAAGCAAGTGCATTAAAGTCCTTCAAAAAACACACAGAGTaagatgtaatagcctgtgagaggCAGGCTGTTTGGGAATTCCTAGGAGTTTGCCTTATTTTTAAAGCGTCAGTCATTTGCAAGGCAAAACTGGCCTTGtgttgcattgtaaatgattgccactttaaaaatacgagcAGACTCCCAGGAATTCCAGAACagcctgcatctcgcaggctataacattttggtggtcattccgagttgatcgcagccagcaactttttgctgctgctgctgcgatcaactagtccacgcctatgggggagtgtattttagcttagcagggctgtgatcgtttgtgcagtcctgctaagctaaaaaatttcaagcacaacatgactagccctatacctacttaccctgtgcgacgatctcagtgaTACAGgggctggctttgacgtcagacatccgccctccatttttctggacacgcctgcgttttcaaattcactccccgaaaacgtctggaaACGCTGCGGTGACGCCCAGGTCCaccttcttcctgtccatcttctttgcggtccgctctgCTACCGCTTACTTCTCAAGATGCGACCCCTGACACCGGGCAACATCGCACACGTGcactgcggccgctgcgcatgcgcattccgtacccgttcgcactgcagcgatacaccgctgcgtgcaaacgggtcggaatgaacccTCCTTTGACCATTTATTGTTTCTagtgtaaaaataaaatgtttttaatCTGAAACTGAAATACTACAAGTTTTGTGTATAAAACAGAGAATAGCAGTGTCCGCTAATGTCACTTTGATGCCAGATGTTTTTAGAACTGAATTTAATGTGACTATGAATCCTCTGTGAGAAAGAATTACGTAATGATACATACCATCCTGCCAGCTTCATTGTTATGTAAGTGCATTGCACTAAGAATATCTGATTCCTTTCCAGTTGTATTTTTGTAGGGGGCATCAAGGAATTTCCTGCTGAACCACATTCCGTACTGAAGATCATCTGAgcagcccccccagtgccagccttCACTGGCTGAGCCTCCGTTTTGAAGGCTTGTGTCACAGGAGCATTCGGTCATATTCCCAGCACTGCATGCTCTTGTCACTGTGTGCACCAGGCCCGCTGCTGTCACTGCAGAGATGAACGCTGTTTCTTTGGTACCTGAAATAACAAATTTAGCTTTAAACATGGAGAGTAACATTTCATAGACTTAAGCCATGCATACTGCTATATGTTACTGTATAAAGTAGACATTGGAGATGATGGATGCCATTATTATTTCCTGTTTCAAAGCATTTTACATTGCCATTTAATACTTTGTAATCTGAGTTTTTTTCCATGAAATCTCCTGCAAAAGGCTAACTATCAGTGCAGATGGGGACTACGGTCTGGCCCCTATGTATTTACATATCTACTTAATGCCTTTGGAGGCATATTATGCTCCCGTCTTGCTCCTGAATCTGACACTGAGCACATGACCCAGATGTGACTCTAAAATTGGTATTTATCAAAGTTTTGAGAGAGAAaaattgtagagagataaagtgggtaattcagacctgatcgctgggctgctaaatttgtggtGCTGCGTTCAGATTCTGGCCGCCCaaagggagtgtatattcgctgtgcaagtgtgcgatcgcatgtgtatgccgagctgcaaaaaccCCTCAGTAGGcgcacagctgcaaatccgttcgcacctcactcaccagtgaatgatttttccacggcctgcagtctgtgcgcagcccaggacttactcccacagtgcgatgagaacaggctgattggggccagagctgacgtcacacaccatccctgaaaatgcttgggaacgcctgcgttttccctgacagtcccacaaaatggtcagttaccacccataatagtctcttcctgtcaatcaccttgcgaatggctgtgtgattgaaattttcgcaccagcctgtcgctgtccggtgatgcctgttgttgtttgctaacacgtgtgcgcattgtactgcatacgcatgcacagtctatcgctgatcacccactgtgtgaaaacgcacagcaacgatcagctcTAAATCACCCCCAAAGttatgcaccaaccaatcagatcctagcatttttcaaacacagcctgtaacatggcagttaggagctgattggttggtactttatctctctccaggattTGATAAATACCCCAGCAAATGTGACAGATTCCCCCGAAATGACGGGGCTGTAACTCTTAGGGACAGCGGTTATCGCTACCACTATCCATGCAAATAAACTTTAGTACACAGAGGGTATAGTCATCCCCACTGCAATAAACATTGAAAAAAATGTCAGCACTTCCGTGATTCTTTGTACATCCTTTTGCATCACAGCATTTTACATCCAGTGGCATAAATCACCTACTGAAAACGAAAGATAGTATTGCTTTCAGCAGACGGCACAGGAATGGTGAAGAAATTTGATAAAGGAGAAAGAGTTACCCTAATTGCACCCACTCTTACAGCTGTAAAAGGATTGATAGTTTGAGCATAACTACAACCACAGCAACCCAATCCTTAAGGGCACAGCAGCGTTGGAGGCTGAGGGGCCAGAACAAAACATGTGTCTTTTATTCCTCTCCACAGACTGACTGTATATGTGGGGAAATAATATGACACAGCAACTAATGAGGGACATATGTATGAGATATGTTATGTATGTAAATGTAATACATTTACAGCCAGACAACTATGTCAGATTGGTGAATATGCCCTTAGTACATTACATTGTTGTTTTAAGGCATACACagtggcacagtgccagagccgTCTGTGAATGCAATGGCGCCATTTTTTCTGGGGAAGGTGGCCCATGGAAATTTGCATACAGACTCCATCCTGTGTTAAAACACCCCTGGGTATACAGTAATCAGACTTTATATCTCTACAGCCCTTTACAGATAAAAGGGTTAAAGTTGCATGCGCACATACCATTTTTGCTTGCCATATTTGTATAGAGACAAgactgcatatttatttatttattcattaacatttatttatgtagTGGCAGCATATACTGTTGTGCTTCTTAACTGGATAAAACTAGTTAGTTTTTACAAGTGCTCAGAGTTGGTGAAGACTGGACATCAGTGTTTACCTTCACAGAGATACCccctgccagtggcggaactagagagcggtgggcccaggtgcgacaaagtgctttgggccccccccatcccatccaagtccaccccctcacccctggagaggatctggtgagggggacctgctcagggacagagaaatggatacctagcaacagtgccgtaactagacattttagcactgtgtgcaagaaacggcatcggagccccacccctgcatgcaaaacaggggcgtggcttcgtagggaaggggtgtggccacaaaatacacattacggcagatagattccccatttttacacattgcggcaggcagattccccatttttacacattgcagcaagcagattccccatttttacacattgcggcagacagattccccctttttacacattgcggcaggcagattccccctttttacacattacggcagacagattccccatttttacaccttgcggcaggcagattccccatttttacacattgcggcaagcagattccccatttttacacattgcggcaggcagattccccatttttacacattgcggcaggcagattccccatttttacacattgcggcaggcagattccccctttttacacattgcggcaggcagattccccatttttacacattgcggcaggcagattccccatttttacatattgcggcaggcagattccccatttttacacattgcggcaggcagattccccatttttacacattgcggcaggcagattccccctttttacacattgcggcagacagtcccaagaaagaaagaaagaaagaaagaaagaaagaaagaaagaaagaaagaaagaaagaaagaaagtaagaagaattatacttaccctctccgctggctcaggctcctcggtgcagcttctggtcactcacgattcgcgggcaggagagaaggaggaggagggaggtggaggagggagccgcagcagcgctgtgttattggtggaggcgctgctgctgctgcccctctgcttcactataggctgttctcggaagacagcctatagtgaagcagagggacagcagcagcgcctcaatcagtaacaaagcgctgctgcggctccctcctccacctccctcctcctccttcccccgtaccgctgctcctctcctctcctctctgggcggctgtgcgctgcgagcagcggttgcccgcagcgcacagcggcatgtaatgagtcagtttgactcattacatgctttgggcccctggacagaggcgggccccagtgcaacgcactggttgcactggcggtagttctgcctctgccccCTGCACTAAACTGACATGGGTTCTACAGCATTTATATGCAGGAATACCAATTTAATGAAGACATTCTATTGGACAATAGATACACCTGTAATAAAGACAGGCCCAATGCCGCCTTGTGTTCATGACCTCATGGCTTAGTTGAGGCATGAATGAGGTTTTAAAGAGAAAAATGGGAGAATGTGATATTGAAATTAATTACGGTGATGTATGACTTAATAGCGATGTTTTATTTTTCTACCATTCTCACTTTTAATCTGGGATAAATTACTGCACAAGGCATTTGCCCTTGGTACTTCCcgaacctacacacacacacacatatatatatatatatattagtgatgagcgggttcggatcctcggaatccgaacccccccgatcttcaccctttttacacgggtccgaggcagattcgaaccttctcgccttgctcggttaacccgagcgcgcccgaacgtcatcatcccgcggtcggatgctaactaaattcgtattctatataaggagccgcgcgtcgccgccatttttcactcgtgcattgaaaatgatagtgagaggacgtggctggcgtcctctcagttttattcaggtggctgcaaatatctgtgctcgctgctttattgtggggactggggaccagcagtattatattggacgagtacagtgcagagttttgctgaccagtgaccaccagtattatacgttctctgcctgaaaaacgctccatatctgtgctcagtgtgctgcatatatctgtgctcacactgctttattgtggggactggggaccagcagtattatataggaggagtacagtgcagagttttgctgaccagtgaccaccagtattatacgttctctgcctgaaaaacgctccatatctgtgctcagtgtgctgcatatatctgtgctcacactgctttattgtggggactggggaccagcagtattatataggaggagtacagtgcagagttttgctgaccagtgaccaccagtattatacgttctctgcctgaaaaacgctccatatctgtgctcagtgtgctgcatatatctgtgctcacactgctttattgtggggactggggaccagcagtattatataggaggagtacagtgcagagttttgctgaccagtgaccaccagtattatacgttctctgcctgaaaaacgctccatatctgtgctcagtgtgctgcatatatctgtgctcacactgctttattgtggggactggggaccagcagtattatataggaggagtacagtgcagagttttgctgaccagtgaccaccagtattatacgttctctgcctgaaaaacgctccatatctgtgctcagtgtgctgcatatatctgtgctcacactgctttattgtggggactggggaccagcagtattatataggagtagtacagtgcagagttttgctgaccagtgaccaccagtattatacgttctctgcctgaaaaacgctccatatctgtgctgcattgtagtatatagtaggagtacagtgcataattttgctgaccaccagtatataatatatagcagtacggtacagaaggccactgctctacctacctctgtgtcatcaagtatactatccatccatacctgtggtgcatttcagttttgcacagtttgctgaccaccagtatataatatatagcagtacggtacagaaggccactgctctacctacctctgtgtcgtcaagtatactatccatccatacctgtggtgcatttcagttttgcacagtttgctgaccaccagtatataatatatagcagtacggtacagaaggccactgctctacctacctctgtgtcgtcaagtatactatccatccatacctgtggtgcatttcagttttgcacagtttctgaccaccagtatatagtatatagcagtacggtacagtaggccactgctctacctacctctgtgtcgtcaagtatactatccatccatacctgtggtgcatttcagttttgcacagtttgctgaccaccagtatatagtatatagcagtacggtacagtaggccactgctctacctatctctgtgtcgtcaagtatactatccatccatacctgtggtgcatttcagttgtgtgcagtatatatagtagtaggccattgctattgatactggcatataattacacacattaaaaaattgagaacaaaaatgtggagggtaaaatagggaaagatcaagatccacttccacctcgtgctgaagctgctgccactagtcatggccgagacgatgaaatgccatcaacgtcgtctgccaaggccgatgcccaatgtcatagtagagagtatgtaaaatccaaaaaacaaaagttcagtaaaatgacccaaaaatcaaaattaaaagcgtctgaggagaagcgtaaacttgccaatatgccatttacgacacggagtggcaaggaacggctgaggccctggcctatgttcatggctagtggttcagattcacatgaggatggaagcactcctcctctcgctagaaaactgcagtgccactcctagatgggccaggtgtttgtgtcggccacttgggtcgcttagcttagtcacacagctacctcattgcgcctctttttttctttgcattatgtgctgtttggggactattttttaaatctgccatcctgtctgacactgcagtgccactcctagatgggccagatgtttgtgtcggccacttgggtcacttagcttagtcacacagctacctcattgcgcctctttttttctttgcatcatgtgctgtttggggactatttttttgaagtgccatcctgcctgacactgcagtgccactcctagatgggccaagtgtttgtgttggccacttgggtcgcttagcttagtcatccagcgacctcggtgcaaattttaggactaaaaataatattgtgaggtgtgaggtgttcagaatagactgaaaatgagtgtaaattatggttattgacgttaataatactatgggatcaaaatgtcccccaaattctatgatttaagctgtttttgaggtttttctgtaaaaaaacacccgaatccaaaacacacccgaatccgacaaaaaattttcaggaaggttttgccaaaacgcgtccgaatccaaaacacggccgcggaaccgaatccaaaaccaaaacccgaaaaaattccggtgcacatcactattatatatatatatatatatatatatatacacatgtacattGTATGTATAACGCTGTATGAGGCGTGAAACTATTCATGTGTGTTATATGAAATAGTGCCACTGGGATAAATAACATATACGTCTCATGGCTAGAATTATTCATTGTGTCAGTTTGGAGCCCCCTGCACTTGCCTATGATTTTATATAAATAACCCTATACAATGAACAGAGCTCGGCATGTCAGCTCAGCGTGTGTTCCAACAGAGAAACAAGGATCAATATGTTTCTCATTAAGCGGACATAGATAAATAATTATCAACCCTTTTATTTGAAATTAAATGAGACTGTAATGTACTTTTTTGAAGAGCTAAAAATATTTTCTTTCAGTATGAATTTTCTTTAAAGTTCCATAATTGCCATCTAAGAAACTTTGCAGAACTCCATATGAAACATTTAGTTTAAAAAAAGTTTCTTTCTTCCCCAGGAGATTGCAGTGTTTGTTTTCATACTGCAATTAGATCACACTGTGGTTTCCTCAAGCTAAGCAGTATTTTTATTGGAAAAACATATCCCTTTTACCACACGCAGGAGTCCTCAAAACACTTCTCAGTAAAACCACAGCGGTGTTGTCttagaaaaatataaaaaagaaagtCCCTATTGCAGGCATTCTTCTGGTTGCTGGAGTGGAGGGGATCTTACTTGTATTGTGTATGTTGGTTTAATATATATCTCAATCACCAAGTCAGAAATTTGATAAGAATGACTTAACCCTGGTCATAAATGGATAATTGATCCTGAGGGCCTGAAATGAAGTGTTGGAATTGGGGCTAAGGGCAGAGCAGATCCAGGCTTTCTGGAGGGGGTTACCAAATGCTTGAGCGCTCAgagccacagacacacacacagccagggccggactgcccatctggcaaatgccagaagggccgatgggctggaccggtccacagagagccaggaaggccgcATACAGCGCAGTTCCTGGCTTTCTGGTTTGTCCCCCGCTGCTGCCGCCACTGCCCGTAGTGCCCCATTGCTTAGCAATATGAGGGCATGGCGCGAGTCCACACCTcctgactcgcagcacgcccccacTTTCAGTGTCTGCGTGCCCCGTTGCTAAGCAGTACGGGGGCGTGCCATGAATCCACGCCCCCTGGCTCACGGCacacccccatttgcagtgtccgcgcACCCT
Encoded proteins:
- the WNT16 gene encoding protein Wnt-16, producing MEKGASFGLCHLCILLVTFMAIFPCSQGNWMWLGVTSFGVPEKLGCSNLPLSMQQKDMCKKKPYLLSSIREGARLGIQECRNQFKHERWNCSILPSLYTSSPSFSISFLSSSSLASAHSIFSYELSSGTKETAFISAVTAAGLVHTVTRACSAGNMTECSCDTSLQNGGSASEGWHWGGCSDDLQYGMWFSRKFLDAPYKNTTGKESDILSAMHLHNNEAGRMAVAKLMTVDCRCHGVSGSCAVKTCWKSMSSFEKIGSYLKDKYENSIQISDRMKRKVRRKEKNHRKIPVRKEDLVYSNRSPNYCVEDQKLGISGTHGRECNRTSEGPDGCNLLCCGRGYNTHVIRHVERCECKFVWCCYVRCRRCESMTDVHTCK